A stretch of Leptospira bouyouniensis DNA encodes these proteins:
- a CDS encoding ACT domain-containing protein codes for MTQVMQEIKKPILHISCVPRKDTTLLKISLSQDDLGILYRVTSVLFHHRWDILEAVAETASDGHVQDLFVIRSWDNAEMTENLLSQIRSDLYALFYEGKSVAMYLRENGKEEILVRKIGDSEASLKLYNPISSDFTVMDLRMKDIPGILFQITEALYQLGIDIISFTANSFDGKIRDSFLVRTSLTGEKLDEKLMFPMLRAKLESIL; via the coding sequence ATGACACAAGTCATGCAAGAAATCAAAAAACCCATCCTACATATCTCTTGTGTCCCAAGAAAAGATACCACTCTTCTTAAAATTTCCCTCTCTCAGGATGATTTAGGGATTTTGTATCGGGTGACGTCAGTCCTCTTCCACCACAGATGGGATATCCTAGAAGCAGTTGCAGAAACAGCAAGTGATGGCCATGTCCAAGATTTATTTGTCATTCGGAGTTGGGATAATGCAGAGATGACAGAAAATTTATTATCTCAAATTCGCTCTGATTTGTATGCACTGTTTTATGAAGGAAAGTCAGTGGCAATGTACCTTCGCGAAAATGGGAAGGAAGAAATCCTTGTTCGTAAGATTGGAGATTCAGAAGCATCGCTCAAACTTTATAACCCCATTTCTTCTGATTTTACTGTGATGGATTTGCGGATGAAGGACATCCCTGGAATTTTATTCCAAATCACGGAAGCACTTTACCAACTGGGAATTGATATTATCAGTTTCACGGCGAATAGTTTTGATGGAAAAATTCGAGATAGTTTTTTAGTCCGCACTTCTCTCACAGGAGAGAAGTTAGATGAAAAATTGATGTTCCCAATGTTACGAGCAAAGTTAGAGTCAATTCTCTAA
- the hemW gene encoding radical SAM family heme chaperone HemW, with amino-acid sequence MKEFTKETIWQVRNSTLGVYVHFPYCLKKCDYCDFFSVGIGSGPANDESTLFNAYQKEVLERISHFPKLRERTVDTVFLGGGTPSKASSTNWQNLIQFLRSEFSFASDTEISIEINPEDLSPKLLEEYASIGINRVNVGVQTLNPKGLEFLGRHYDKNKYDSLVSTLTHSPIKRVGIDLMYGIPGLNAFDFYQDLDIFLGANLPHLSLYSLTLEKGTQYSRDVSEKKKTEPEEYTQSDILITLPELMKKFGYRWYEVSNYAKPGFESKHNLKYWTYEPYLGIGPGAHGMIEGFRYGNPRNADLYQKKIPTDKYEPITPSSELSLTLFRLFSPFRYLEFIETHLEKKSQSKYIQTIQSWEKRGLCELDDGVFQWKKEALLLLDDLIFEIAD; translated from the coding sequence ATGAAAGAGTTCACTAAAGAAACCATCTGGCAAGTCAGAAATTCCACTTTGGGAGTGTATGTCCATTTTCCTTATTGTTTGAAAAAATGTGATTATTGTGATTTTTTTTCCGTGGGTATTGGGAGTGGGCCAGCTAACGATGAATCTACGCTCTTTAATGCTTACCAAAAAGAAGTTTTAGAAAGAATCTCTCATTTCCCGAAATTGAGAGAAAGGACTGTCGACACTGTTTTTTTAGGTGGAGGCACTCCGTCCAAAGCTTCTTCAACAAATTGGCAAAATTTAATACAATTCCTTCGTAGCGAATTTTCATTTGCTTCGGATACAGAAATTTCCATAGAAATCAATCCAGAAGACCTAAGCCCCAAATTATTAGAAGAATATGCAAGCATTGGCATCAACCGAGTGAATGTAGGAGTCCAAACATTAAATCCCAAGGGTTTAGAATTCCTAGGACGGCATTACGACAAAAACAAATATGATTCACTTGTATCCACTCTCACACATTCACCCATTAAACGAGTTGGAATCGATTTGATGTATGGAATACCTGGATTAAATGCATTCGATTTTTATCAGGACTTAGATATATTCCTTGGTGCAAACCTTCCCCATTTAAGTTTGTATTCACTCACTTTGGAAAAAGGGACTCAGTATTCACGAGATGTAAGTGAAAAGAAAAAAACCGAGCCAGAAGAGTATACACAATCCGATATACTCATCACCTTACCAGAGTTAATGAAAAAGTTTGGTTACCGTTGGTATGAAGTTTCCAATTATGCAAAACCAGGTTTTGAATCAAAACACAATCTAAAATATTGGACTTATGAACCCTACCTTGGGATAGGACCTGGTGCCCATGGAATGATCGAAGGATTTCGGTATGGAAATCCAAGGAATGCTGATCTTTACCAAAAAAAAATACCGACAGATAAATATGAACCTATTACCCCAAGTTCAGAACTTAGCCTCACTCTGTTTCGTCTTTTTTCTCCTTTTCGGTATTTAGAATTTATTGAAACCCATCTAGAAAAAAAATCTCAATCCAAATACATCCAAACCATACAGTCATGGGAAAAACGAGGGCTCTGTGAACTTGATGATGGAGTTTTCCAATGGAAAAAGGAAGCATTACTTTTGTTAGATGATTTGATCTTTGAAATTGCAGATTGA
- a CDS encoding phasin-related domain-containing protein gives MEKLVMDVVNAGIALFRSGEEKLKTSIVDLEKVYNELKSKGELDKSAETQKIRDLLSKTIADAQGAIGKTNASYDEIVAKLQTNYQSIYQQIDTAIPPQVKEKLKQTLDELKVLIDKAKSKS, from the coding sequence ATGGAAAAATTGGTAATGGATGTTGTTAACGCTGGAATCGCTTTGTTTCGTTCAGGAGAAGAAAAATTAAAAACATCAATTGTAGACTTAGAAAAAGTTTATAATGAGTTAAAGTCAAAAGGGGAATTAGACAAATCCGCTGAAACACAAAAAATTCGTGATCTATTAAGCAAAACAATTGCAGATGCACAAGGTGCGATTGGTAAAACTAACGCTAGTTATGATGAAATTGTAGCAAAGTTACAAACAAACTACCAATCTATCTACCAACAGATTGACACTGCAATTCCACCGCAAGTAAAAGAGAAGTTGAAACAAACGTTAGATGAATTAAAGGTTCTCATCGACAAAGCAAAATCAAAATCCTAA
- a CDS encoding ribonuclease H-like domain-containing protein, with protein sequence MYGSHLRQSLQLFPGIGDKKEKQLLGVGVYDWTSLIHYQKSQNDPKLPSVSILEERYEILEKEFQETNFSFFTRELPSLEYWRLWQHYPERFCFLDIETTGISESSVTTVVSLYQNETIRTFERGKDLEFLFDSIQKEDIIVTYNGRRFDIPFLEREFHYRVTNPHLDLMNLLHSIGIKGGLKKSEIQLGLVRPEAIAGMDGREAPLLWFEYQRTNNKEALDKLIAYNREDTINLKIVLEKTISLLTENRLF encoded by the coding sequence ATGTACGGATCTCATTTAAGACAGAGCCTTCAATTATTTCCGGGAATCGGGGATAAGAAAGAAAAACAATTATTAGGTGTAGGTGTGTATGATTGGACTTCCCTAATTCACTACCAAAAATCCCAGAACGATCCTAAATTACCTTCAGTTTCGATTTTAGAAGAACGGTATGAAATCTTAGAAAAAGAATTCCAAGAAACAAACTTTTCTTTTTTTACAAGGGAATTGCCGAGTTTAGAATATTGGAGGCTTTGGCAACATTATCCAGAGAGATTTTGTTTTTTAGACATTGAAACCACAGGGATTTCTGAGTCTTCTGTCACGACAGTTGTTAGTTTGTATCAGAATGAAACAATTCGTACGTTTGAACGAGGTAAAGACCTTGAGTTTTTATTTGATTCCATCCAAAAAGAAGACATCATCGTCACGTACAATGGACGTCGATTTGACATTCCATTTTTAGAAAGAGAATTCCATTACAGAGTGACAAATCCACATCTTGATCTTATGAACCTTTTACATTCTATTGGCATCAAAGGTGGATTGAAAAAATCAGAAATCCAACTCGGTCTCGTTCGCCCAGAAGCAATTGCTGGCATGGATGGAAGGGAAGCTCCACTACTTTGGTTTGAATACCAAAGGACCAATAACAAAGAAGCACTCGATAAATTAATTGCATATAACAGAGAAGATACGATAAATTTAAAAATCGTACTTGAAAAAACAATTAGCCTGTTAACAGAGAATCGGTTGTTTTAG
- a CDS encoding phospho-sugar mutase yields the protein MLKPEDNILSWTKSPFSAEIQSEAKKAYGDWQKGITSELVDSYAHALSFGTGGIRGKIGNGIGKMNLYTVGRAALGFLGYLKDTKENPSIVIAYDSRRLSKEFAELSASIGATLGVTVYLFPKVTPTPLLSYAIRYFKASGGIVITASHNPPEYNGFKAYLADGGQLVPPDDALIIKRISGIEDWNSIPMIPKTDKVYKKFVKTVGPDCFKSYLKELKKSGIQSQAKPKTRNNLKIVYSPLHGTGGEYMKQMFEFFGYKSVFLVPEQKKPDGEFPTVKYPNPEEKDALALCEFHAKKKKAEVFIATDPDADRLGVGVRKPDGEYEYLNGNQIGSIMAAYLSERKKPKNKVYHLVKTIVTTDLQEAIAKKNGIKIKNVLTGFKYIAEEMKQIESKKNNLFLFGGEESYGYLPVPFVRDKDSLSSALLFIEILAEKTDLLAYLNEIYLKYGLYRESLYSLTLEGSTGQEKIKQAIESLRNENLIGKMIGGRKVVSVLDYETQKADGKGKTSVFKGMPKSNVIQVELEGNAKLTIRPSGTEPKVKVYSSFASLKKPKQISEIPSLWESLGKEIVLAEKEFLQLAGLI from the coding sequence ATGTTGAAACCAGAAGACAATATCCTATCTTGGACGAAATCACCTTTTTCTGCAGAAATCCAATCCGAGGCCAAAAAGGCATACGGGGATTGGCAAAAAGGAATCACCTCTGAACTCGTTGATTCATACGCACACGCCCTTAGTTTTGGGACGGGGGGAATCCGCGGGAAAATTGGGAATGGAATTGGCAAAATGAACCTCTACACAGTAGGTCGGGCCGCTCTAGGTTTTCTCGGTTATTTAAAAGACACAAAGGAAAATCCTTCCATTGTCATCGCTTATGACTCACGAAGGTTATCCAAAGAATTTGCCGAACTTTCTGCAAGCATTGGTGCAACACTCGGTGTCACAGTATATTTATTTCCAAAAGTCACACCGACTCCTCTTCTTTCTTATGCCATTCGATACTTCAAAGCAAGTGGTGGAATTGTCATCACCGCTTCCCACAACCCACCAGAATACAATGGATTCAAAGCCTACCTTGCTGACGGTGGACAACTTGTCCCACCAGACGATGCACTGATCATCAAACGAATCAGTGGAATAGAAGATTGGAACTCAATCCCAATGATTCCAAAAACAGACAAAGTGTATAAAAAATTTGTCAAAACTGTTGGTCCAGATTGTTTTAAAAGTTATCTAAAAGAATTAAAAAAATCGGGAATTCAGTCACAAGCAAAACCCAAAACACGCAACAATCTAAAAATCGTCTATTCTCCGTTACATGGGACAGGTGGAGAGTATATGAAACAGATGTTCGAATTTTTTGGTTATAAATCTGTTTTTTTAGTTCCCGAACAAAAAAAACCAGATGGTGAATTCCCAACTGTCAAATACCCAAATCCTGAAGAAAAAGATGCTCTCGCCTTATGTGAGTTTCATGCAAAAAAGAAAAAAGCAGAAGTTTTCATCGCAACTGACCCCGATGCAGATAGACTTGGTGTGGGTGTTCGAAAACCAGATGGAGAATACGAATATTTAAATGGTAACCAAATTGGTTCTATTATGGCTGCCTACTTATCCGAAAGGAAAAAACCAAAAAACAAAGTGTATCATTTGGTCAAAACTATCGTGACAACTGACTTACAAGAAGCCATTGCCAAAAAAAATGGAATCAAAATCAAAAATGTACTCACTGGTTTTAAGTATATCGCAGAAGAGATGAAACAAATCGAATCCAAAAAGAACAACTTGTTTTTGTTTGGTGGTGAAGAATCGTATGGATACTTACCTGTTCCTTTTGTGCGCGACAAAGATTCTTTATCTAGTGCTTTACTTTTCATTGAAATATTGGCAGAAAAAACCGACTTACTCGCATATCTCAATGAAATTTATTTAAAATATGGATTGTATCGCGAAAGTTTATATTCCTTAACCTTGGAAGGTAGCACTGGCCAAGAAAAAATCAAACAAGCCATTGAGTCCTTACGTAATGAAAACCTAATCGGAAAAATGATTGGTGGGCGGAAGGTAGTCAGTGTCCTCGACTATGAAACACAGAAAGCAGATGGAAAAGGAAAAACATCGGTATTTAAAGGAATGCCTAAATCAAATGTCATCCAGGTAGAATTAGAAGGGAATGCAAAATTAACCATCAGACCTTCTGGAACAGAACCAAAGGTAAAAGTGTATTCCTCATTTGCTTCCCTAAAAAAACCAAAACAAATTTCTGAGATACCTAGTTTATGGGAATCTCTTGGCAAAGAAATTGTTTTGGCAGAAAAAGAATTTTTACAACTAGCAGGCCTAATATGA
- a CDS encoding Lsa36 family surface (lipo)protein: MRIRTFTVIVFLSSIILSPNQTEAGVTCTGDACSILPASIQSQINNLDQALQLQYTDKVLATMSEAAVVSNINSSMMGPGIVNRFQVGLGVTVAGQQKEDINVVYQNLSFQKLPNVGASLAPNFVVGVNLGWLMGGGPSDTEPELKTFLHRFNLYLHGFKFNFAQGDVQKAIESQNKNVDLGGDITSGGFTLRYHLIENYSDGIGLFEFSGISMGLGLHYQKQTIDVTYNDNKAQSLTLGPAIGTWGGATTFNYASTVTSVPIDLRTGFRLFYFFTLFAGGGTSMNFGNSSLNLTRSGPLVLALDSSAISASLSPEIAALIPASALGQSRSGTLTMDISGKAQAPNTTNFLIAGVEVNALITKITVEAVVAQNVQSVMVGAKFTF; this comes from the coding sequence ATGAGAATACGTACGTTCACAGTCATAGTTTTTCTGAGTTCCATTATTCTGTCTCCTAACCAAACGGAAGCAGGTGTTACGTGTACGGGTGATGCGTGTTCAATTTTACCTGCATCCATCCAATCTCAAATCAATAATTTAGACCAAGCCTTACAATTACAATATACGGACAAAGTTCTCGCCACGATGTCGGAAGCCGCTGTTGTTTCTAATATCAATTCGTCAATGATGGGGCCAGGGATTGTGAACAGATTCCAAGTTGGACTTGGTGTAACCGTAGCCGGTCAACAAAAAGAAGACATTAATGTTGTGTACCAAAATCTAAGTTTTCAAAAATTGCCCAATGTAGGTGCATCCCTTGCACCTAACTTTGTTGTAGGGGTAAATTTAGGTTGGCTAATGGGTGGTGGACCATCTGACACGGAACCCGAACTCAAAACATTTCTTCATCGTTTCAATTTATACTTACATGGATTCAAATTTAATTTTGCTCAAGGTGATGTACAAAAAGCAATCGAATCTCAGAACAAGAATGTGGATTTAGGTGGAGACATTACAAGTGGTGGATTTACACTGAGATACCATTTGATTGAAAATTATTCTGATGGAATTGGTTTATTTGAATTTTCAGGAATCTCTATGGGTCTTGGTTTGCACTACCAAAAGCAAACCATTGATGTTACATACAACGACAACAAAGCTCAATCCCTCACGTTAGGACCAGCGATTGGAACTTGGGGTGGGGCAACTACTTTCAATTATGCAAGTACGGTTACAAGTGTTCCCATTGACCTTCGAACAGGATTTCGGTTATTCTACTTTTTTACTTTATTTGCCGGTGGTGGAACTTCCATGAACTTTGGTAATTCTTCCCTAAATCTGACAAGGTCGGGTCCCCTTGTTCTTGCACTGGATTCAAGTGCAATCTCTGCTTCCTTATCCCCGGAAATTGCTGCACTGATCCCTGCGTCTGCACTCGGACAATCTAGGTCTGGGACATTGACGATGGACATTAGCGGGAAAGCACAAGCACCTAACACGACTAATTTTCTCATTGCAGGGGTTGAGGTCAATGCCCTGATCACAAAGATCACAGTCGAAGCCGTGGTCGCACAAAATGTGCAATCCGTGATGGTTGGAGCAAAATTTACCTTTTAG
- a CDS encoding CBS domain-containing protein encodes MSVKEILKDKASSVLSIEEDRNVLEATQMMVGAKVGSLIVTFQGKLVGIFTERDLMRVVAKDHNKLDQIKLKDVMTTQLTVAGPEEDVDDILNNMITKRFRHMPVLDGDKIIGLISIGDAVKTKLNKTQAEMNILREYMYGPH; translated from the coding sequence ATGTCCGTAAAAGAAATTCTCAAAGACAAAGCCTCCTCCGTTCTTTCCATCGAAGAAGATCGAAATGTATTGGAAGCAACACAAATGATGGTTGGTGCTAAAGTAGGATCACTCATCGTGACCTTCCAAGGAAAATTAGTGGGAATCTTTACGGAGAGAGACCTTATGCGCGTGGTAGCAAAAGACCACAACAAACTAGACCAAATCAAATTAAAGGATGTGATGACCACTCAACTCACAGTCGCTGGCCCTGAAGAAGATGTGGATGATATTTTGAACAATATGATCACAAAACGTTTTCGTCACATGCCAGTACTCGATGGTGATAAAATCATTGGGCTTATCTCGATTGGAGATGCTGTCAAAACCAAACTGAACAAAACTCAAGCAGAGATGAATATACTCAGAGAGTATATGTACGGACCACACTAA
- a CDS encoding aspartate aminotransferase family protein, with translation MSSETKTKFESIKNLSDKYLLNTYNRYPIAFEYGVGEMIFDQDNKGYIDFLAGIAVSNLGHGEADLIEAMRNQMDKILHSSNLYYSEEQAKLAEVIIENSIPGKVFLCNSGTEANEAAFKLMRRHGVNQNIDNPVILALQSSFHGRTLSAMSMTGNESVRNGFGELAADIHFVEANNEDSLIQAFEQYGGSVAGIIMELIIGEGGVIPLTQSFVNLARKLTEETNSLLIFDEIQTGMGRTGKMFCFEHYGMYPDAFTLAKALGSGFPIGALVVSKEYESVLERGMHGSTFGGNHLACVAAYETFKILLSRNILDHVSTISEQMFLRLKQMMESTGKIKEVRGRGLHIGVELYTESRPVVEECLKRGLVVNSTAGKVIRIIPPLILSIEKTSEGLDILESVLKEMK, from the coding sequence ATGAGTTCCGAAACAAAAACAAAATTCGAAAGTATAAAAAATCTTTCTGATAAATACCTCCTCAATACCTATAATAGATATCCAATTGCTTTCGAATATGGCGTGGGTGAAATGATCTTTGACCAAGATAACAAAGGTTATATTGATTTTTTGGCAGGGATTGCAGTGTCAAACCTTGGCCACGGTGAAGCGGATTTAATCGAAGCAATGCGAAATCAAATGGATAAAATATTACATTCGAGTAATCTCTATTATTCAGAAGAACAAGCCAAACTTGCCGAAGTAATCATTGAAAATAGTATTCCTGGTAAAGTTTTTTTATGTAACTCAGGAACGGAAGCAAATGAAGCAGCATTCAAACTCATGCGCCGCCATGGCGTAAACCAAAACATTGACAATCCTGTTATTTTAGCGCTTCAATCTAGTTTTCATGGAAGAACATTATCTGCAATGTCCATGACAGGAAATGAATCGGTACGAAATGGGTTTGGAGAATTAGCAGCTGATATTCATTTTGTGGAAGCCAATAATGAAGATTCTCTTATCCAAGCCTTTGAGCAATACGGTGGTTCCGTTGCTGGTATCATTATGGAGCTCATCATTGGCGAAGGTGGAGTGATCCCACTTACACAATCATTTGTTAATTTAGCTCGTAAACTTACAGAAGAAACAAATTCTCTCCTAATCTTTGATGAAATCCAAACAGGAATGGGAAGAACTGGAAAAATGTTTTGTTTTGAACATTACGGAATGTATCCAGATGCATTTACACTTGCAAAAGCATTGGGTTCTGGATTTCCGATTGGTGCCCTTGTTGTATCCAAAGAATATGAATCAGTATTAGAAAGAGGAATGCATGGTTCTACATTCGGTGGGAACCATTTAGCATGTGTGGCAGCATACGAAACTTTTAAAATTTTGCTCTCTCGAAACATACTCGACCATGTATCAACAATCTCTGAACAAATGTTCTTACGCCTAAAACAAATGATGGAATCCACTGGTAAAATCAAAGAAGTGCGAGGACGAGGTCTTCATATAGGTGTGGAATTGTATACAGAATCAAGACCCGTTGTTGAAGAATGTCTGAAACGAGGTCTAGTGGTGAATAGCACCGCAGGAAAAGTCATTCGCATCATACCTCCACTTATCCTGAGCATAGAAAAAACATCAGAAGGGTTGGATATTTTAGAATCAGTATTAAAGGAAATGAAATGA
- a CDS encoding MFS transporter yields MSQSPKKIQFILFLIVFTDMMGFSLLFPLFPKTLEFFLAKGDDIFFRTFYSFANILSFGGDTKYTFVLFGGILGSMYSFLQFLAAPVWGRLSDHSGRRAILLFTTLGNTLGYMLWLLSSQFWMFVLSRVITGMMGGNLSVASAAMADQTDEKSRAAGMGLLGAGIGLGFVMGPLLGGISSQWTFLDSFYKDGDFVIFPASAFFAILVSLVSMVLVYLFLPASKPEKVPEKEIHPFLSLKKIESRNLVRISLLNLLFVLSFSGFEFVVNFFLSDTFSFTPKQIGFTFLYIGIIIILVQGGLVRRLSGKISEKRISLYGGMFVVLGMALLVLIGSEFKGLFVSLFFLAFGSALVNPGLSSFASLESGKGDLGRSLGLFRSFGSLGRAVSPVVFSLLYFQKGPIVAFFISFVLLCGFTVLLGFQKEKQT; encoded by the coding sequence ATGAGTCAGTCTCCTAAAAAAATACAATTCATTTTGTTTCTAATTGTTTTTACTGATATGATGGGATTTTCCCTTTTGTTTCCACTTTTTCCAAAAACATTGGAGTTTTTTTTAGCAAAAGGTGATGATATATTTTTTCGAACATTTTATTCTTTCGCCAATATATTATCATTTGGAGGTGATACAAAATACACCTTTGTATTGTTTGGTGGTATTTTAGGAAGTATGTATAGTTTTTTACAATTTCTGGCAGCTCCTGTCTGGGGAAGATTGTCAGATCACTCTGGTCGTCGTGCCATATTACTCTTTACCACACTCGGAAATACACTTGGGTATATGCTTTGGCTCTTATCGTCTCAATTTTGGATGTTTGTTCTCAGTCGTGTCATTACAGGGATGATGGGTGGGAATTTATCTGTTGCTTCTGCAGCAATGGCCGACCAAACGGATGAAAAATCCAGAGCAGCCGGAATGGGATTACTTGGAGCAGGGATTGGGTTAGGTTTTGTGATGGGACCACTTCTTGGCGGAATCAGCTCACAATGGACATTCCTTGATTCATTCTACAAAGATGGGGACTTTGTGATTTTCCCTGCATCTGCCTTTTTTGCAATCCTTGTATCGTTAGTTTCTATGGTGCTTGTGTATTTATTTTTACCTGCTTCAAAACCAGAAAAAGTCCCTGAAAAAGAAATCCATCCCTTCTTATCTTTAAAGAAAATAGAATCGAGGAATTTGGTTCGAATTTCTCTTCTCAATTTATTGTTTGTTCTTAGTTTTTCTGGGTTTGAATTTGTGGTGAATTTTTTCCTTTCCGATACGTTTTCATTTACTCCGAAACAAATTGGATTCACATTTTTGTATATAGGAATCATCATCATACTTGTACAAGGTGGTTTGGTCAGACGATTGTCTGGAAAAATATCAGAAAAACGAATTTCACTTTATGGTGGAATGTTTGTGGTCCTTGGGATGGCACTTTTAGTTCTGATTGGATCTGAATTCAAAGGTTTATTTGTTTCGTTATTCTTTTTGGCTTTTGGAAGTGCACTGGTAAACCCAGGACTTAGTTCCTTTGCCTCACTTGAAAGTGGGAAAGGGGACTTAGGTAGATCACTCGGACTCTTTAGAAGTTTTGGATCACTTGGGAGAGCGGTCTCTCCCGTCGTATTTTCCTTGTTATACTTTCAAAAAGGCCCAATAGTAGCGTTTTTTATCTCCTTTGTTTTACTTTGTGGGTTTACCGTATTACTTGGTTTTCAAAAAGAAAAACAAACTTAG
- a CDS encoding pyridoxal phosphate-dependent aminotransferase — protein sequence MEPREFFIEDRLERFRLEAFCNLGESGLSHFTMEEMLLLCDLHWKDLSQIPMNDAPNQGSFALRSAIAELYPGVTEEEVLVTTGTGEALYLAFQLLVRPNSKLALVWPAFQALYEIPQMLGAKIIKVPSENAFLASTWQLVDADLYVINHPHNPTGQTFPSLQWEQLLEQFRQKKKTVLFDEHYRFLPKGGGMGKTGVDPGNQFYGTGSFTKCFGVTGLRVGWLIAEKKFIKRARSFKDYLTHTVNPISERIALGLLQKKDRFLPVIQKRVQNNIDHFTSVWRDLPNILSFTPPEGGLVGWVKLQTGILSETYADKLYLRTGVFVLPGSNFEMEGFLRIGFGEKEDVFREGLSRWKECTDLI from the coding sequence TTGGAACCGAGAGAATTTTTCATTGAAGACCGCTTGGAGCGTTTCCGTTTAGAGGCATTCTGTAATTTAGGAGAGAGTGGTTTATCCCATTTTACGATGGAAGAGATGCTTCTTCTTTGTGATCTCCATTGGAAAGATCTTTCCCAAATCCCGATGAATGACGCACCAAACCAAGGTTCTTTTGCCTTACGATCGGCCATTGCCGAATTGTATCCTGGAGTCACAGAAGAAGAAGTGCTCGTCACAACTGGAACAGGAGAAGCATTGTATTTGGCATTCCAGCTCCTAGTTAGACCAAATTCAAAATTAGCCCTTGTTTGGCCCGCTTTCCAGGCATTGTACGAAATCCCCCAAATGCTTGGTGCCAAGATCATCAAAGTTCCATCGGAGAATGCTTTCCTTGCTTCTACTTGGCAACTGGTAGATGCTGATCTTTACGTAATCAACCACCCTCATAATCCAACAGGGCAAACTTTTCCTTCGCTTCAGTGGGAACAACTTTTGGAACAATTTCGCCAAAAGAAAAAAACAGTCTTATTTGATGAACACTACCGTTTTTTGCCGAAGGGTGGAGGAATGGGAAAAACGGGAGTGGACCCAGGAAACCAGTTTTATGGAACGGGTTCCTTTACAAAATGTTTTGGTGTAACAGGCCTTAGGGTAGGATGGCTCATTGCTGAAAAAAAATTCATCAAACGAGCTCGGTCATTCAAGGATTATCTCACACATACTGTGAATCCAATTTCAGAAAGAATTGCTCTGGGACTTTTGCAAAAAAAAGATCGGTTTTTGCCAGTGATCCAAAAAAGAGTACAAAACAATATCGATCATTTCACTTCTGTTTGGAGGGACTTACCAAACATATTATCCTTTACTCCTCCCGAAGGAGGTCTTGTGGGATGGGTAAAATTACAAACGGGGATCTTATCTGAAACCTATGCGGACAAACTGTATCTAAGGACCGGTGTATTTGTTTTGCCTGGTTCTAATTTTGAAATGGAGGGTTTTCTTCGGATTGGATTTGGTGAAAAAGAAGATGTATTTCGTGAAGGATTAAGCAGGTGGAAGGAATGTACGGATCTCATTTAA
- a CDS encoding bifunctional nuclease family protein, translating to MEFYEVKISDISLTNVGFAVFLRPKDSEDKRVVPIFIGPLETHSITTVIDGTKPPRPMTHDLMLYMLTSLGATVLKITIEEIVDSTFYAKIQLRRDEEIITLDARPSDSIALALRANAPIFIAKSVLDETGIIMKEDEIQGENISSEKKIQALPKSNLQILEETLENALKTEDYETAAKIRDQIKKLIENS from the coding sequence ATGGAGTTTTATGAAGTAAAAATTTCTGATATCAGCCTGACCAATGTTGGTTTTGCCGTTTTCCTGCGCCCAAAAGATTCGGAAGATAAACGTGTGGTTCCCATTTTCATCGGACCACTCGAAACTCACTCGATCACCACTGTCATTGATGGTACAAAACCACCAAGGCCTATGACACATGATTTGATGTTGTATATGTTAACTTCTCTTGGGGCAACAGTTCTTAAGATCACAATCGAAGAGATTGTGGACAGCACCTTTTATGCAAAAATCCAACTCCGTCGTGATGAAGAAATTATCACCTTAGATGCAAGACCTTCTGATTCCATTGCACTTGCCCTTCGTGCCAATGCTCCGATCTTTATCGCTAAATCAGTGTTAGATGAAACTGGTATCATCATGAAAGAAGATGAGATCCAAGGGGAAAACATTTCTTCTGAGAAAAAAATCCAAGCGCTTCCCAAATCGAATCTTCAAATTTTGGAAGAAACTTTGGAAAATGCCCTCAAAACAGAAGATTATGAAACTGCGGCAAAAATCCGAGACCAAATCAAAAAACTCATCGAAAACAGTTAA